A stretch of Anas platyrhynchos isolate ZD024472 breed Pekin duck chromosome 29, IASCAAS_PekinDuck_T2T, whole genome shotgun sequence DNA encodes these proteins:
- the CHERP gene encoding calcium homeostasis endoplasmic reticulum protein isoform X2, with protein sequence MEMPLPPDDQELRNVIDKLAQFVARNGPEFEKMTMEKQKENPKFSFLFGGDFYGYYKYKLALEQQQLLCKQSQDIEATTQIQPLPQPSLPPPAAPIPAPQGTPSVEELIQQSQWNLQQQEQHLLAMRQEQVTSAVALAIEQQMQKVLEETQLDMNEFDNLLQPIIDTCTKDAISAGKNWMFSNAKSPAHCELMAGHLRNRITAEGAHFELRLHLIYLINDVLHHCQRKQARDLLAALQKVVVPIYCTSFLAVEEDKQQKIARLLQLWEKNGYFDESIIQQLQSPALGLGQYQANLITEYATVVQPVQVAFQQQIQNLKTQHEEFVNSLTQQQQQQMQIPPLENEVKSTPPPQAPTAAPASAPPSAPVTQADDGKSQMPIGGSSEYDATGSGVQDPASGGPRGPGSHDQIPPNKPPWFDQPHPVAPWGQQQGPPHCPPWNNNHEGMWNEQRDQGWNNQRETPWNNQPDPSWNNQFEAPWNNQHEQPPWGGGQREPPFRMQRPPHFRGPFPPHQQHPQFNQPPHPHNFNRFPPRFMQDDFPPRHPFERPPYPHRFDYPQGDFPQEIGPPHHHPGHRLPHPGISEHPPWGGPQHPDFGPPPHGFNGQPPHMRRQGPPHMNHDDPSLVPNVPYFDLPAGLMAPLVKLEDHEYKPLDPKDIRLPPPMPPSERLLAAVEAFYSPPSHDRPRNSEGWEQNGLYEFFRAKMRARRRKGQEKRNSGPSRSRSRSKSRGRSSSRSNSRSSKSSGSYSRSRSRSCSRSRSYSRSQSSRSRSRSSHSRSRSRSRSRSKSYSPGRRRRSRSRSPTPPSSAGLGSSSGPPIPESRLGEENKGHQMLVKMGWSGSGGLGAKEQGIQDPIKGGDIRDKWDQYKGVGVALDDPYENYRRNKSYSFIARMKARDELKRETQDPPPPE encoded by the exons ATGGAGATGCCGCTGCCGCCCGACG ACCAGGAGCTGCGGAATGTCATCGACAAGCTGGCGCAGTTCGTGGCGCGGAACGGGCCCGAGTTCGAGAAGATGACGAtggagaagcagaaggagaACCCCaaattctccttcctcttcGGGGGCGACTTCTATGGCTACTACAAGTACAAGCTGGccttggagcagcagcagc TGCTGTGCAAGCAAAGTCAAGATATTGAGGCTACAACGCAGATCCAGCCACTGCCCCAGCCATCTCTCCCACCACCGGCTGCTCCCATCCCAGCTCCTCAGGGCACTCCTTCTGTGGAGGAACTTATCCAGCAGAGTCAGTGgaacctgcagcagcaggagcagcatctCCTTGCCATGAGACAG gaacaagTCACATCAGCAGTGGCCCTTGCAATAGAGCAGCAGATGCAGAAAGTTTTGGAGGAAACCCAGTTAGATATGAATGAATTTGACAACCTGTTGCAGCCAATAATCGACACGTGCACAAAAGATGCAATCTCA gCTGGCAAGAACTGGATGTTTAGTAATGCAAAATCTCCTGCACACTGTGAGCTGATGGCTGGGCACCTGCGAAATCGTATAACAGCAGAAGGAGCTCACTTTGAGCTTCGCTTGCACCTGATTTACTTAATTAATGACGTATTGCATCACTG CCAGCGGAAGCAAGCACGGGATCTCCTGGCTGCTTTACAGAAGGTGGTTGTACCTATTTATTGTACCAGTTTTTTAGCGGTGGAGGAGGATAAGCAACAGAAAATTGCCAGA CTTCTTCAACTATGGGAGAAAAATGGATACTTTGATGAGTCAATTATTCAGCAGCTACAGAGCCCAGCTCTTGGACTTGGCCAGTACCAG GCAAATTTGATCACTGAGTATGCAACAGTAGTACAGCCTGTGCAGGTAGCCTTCCAACAGCAGATACAGAACCTAAAAACTCAACACGAAGAGTTTGTAAACAGTTTaacgcagcagcagcagcaacaaatgCAAATTCCACCGCTGGAGAATGAGGTGAAATCAACCCCGCCGCCTCAagcccccacagcagcaccagcctcaGCTCCACCATCTGCTCCAGTTACACAAGCAG ATGATGGTAAATCTCAGATGCCCATAGGTGGTTCTTCAGAGTATGACGCAACAGGGTCTGGAGTGCAGGATCCTGCCTCTGGTGGACCTCGTGGCCCTGGATCTCACGATCAGATTCCTCCAAATAAACCACCGTGGTTTGACCAACCTCACCCTGTTGCACCATGGGGTCAACAGCAG GGACCACCTCACTGTCCTCCATGGAATAACAACCATGAAGGAATGTGGAACGAACAGAGAGATCAAGGCTGGAACAACCAGCGAGAGACGCCGTGGAACAACCAGCCCGATCCTTCTTGGAACAACCAGTTTGAAGCCCCGTGGAACAACCAGCACGAACAACctccatggggtgggggtcAAAGGGAACCTCCATTTCGAATGCAGCGGCCACCTCACTTCAGAGGCCCATTTCCTCCACATCAGCAACATCCCCAATTCAACCAGCCCCCGCATCCGCATAATTTCAACCGCTTTCCACCTCGCTTCATGCAGGATGATTTTCCACCTCGCCATCCCTTTGAAAGGCCTCCTTATCCTCATCGTTTTGATTACCCCCAGGGGGATTTTCCTCAAG AAATTGGACCTCCTCATCATCACCCTGGTCACAGATTGCCTCATCCTGGAATCAGCGAGCATCCTCCCTGGGGAGGGCCACAGCACCCTGATTTCGGGCCTCCCCCACATGGATTTAACGGGCAGCCTCCTCACATGCGGCGACAGGGCCCCCCTCACATGAACCATGATGATCCCAGTCTGGTGCCAAACGTTCCCTACTTTGATCTTCCTGCTGGACTGATGGCTCCGCTTGTAAAA CTTGAAGATCATGAGTATAAACCTTTAGATCCTAAAGATATACGTCTTCCACCCCCAATGCCCCCCAGTGAGAGACTACTGGCTGCGGTTGAGGCATTTTATAGTCCACCATCTCATGACAGGCCTAGAAACAG TGAAGGCTGGGAGCAGAACGGACTGTACGAATTCTTCAGAGCTAAAATGAGAGCGAGACGGAGGAAAGGTCAGGAGAAGAGAAATAG TGGGCCTTCTCGGTCTCGCAGTCGGTCTAAAAGCCGAGGTCGTTCATCCTCCCGGTCCAATTCACGATCTTCAAAATCGTCTGGCTCCTATTCAAGGTCACGATCTCGCTCTTGCTCTCGGTCACGATCCTATTCACGCTCTCAGTCCAG CCGGAGCAGGTCCCGCTCTTCCCATAGCCGCTCGCGGTCACGGTCACGATCCAGATCAAAATCTTACTCCCCAGGAAGGCGGCGCCGGTCCCGGTCTCGCAGCCCCACTCCTCC TTCTTCTGCTGGTTTGGGCTCCAGTTCTGGGCCTCCTATACCAGAATCAAGActtggagaagaaaataaaggccATCAGATGCTAGTGAAAATGG GATGGAGTGGGTCTGGTGGATTGGGAGCCAAGGAGCAAGGAATTCAGGATCCAATTAAAGGAGGGGATATCCGAGACAAATGGGATCAATATAAAGGAGTGGGAGTTGCATTAGATGACCCTTATGAAAACTACCGAAGAAATAAAAGTTACTCATTTATCGCACGCATGAAGGCCAGAGATGAAT TGAAGCGTGAAACGCAAGACCCTCCACCACCTGAATAA